In one Macaca fascicularis isolate 582-1 chromosome 6, T2T-MFA8v1.1 genomic region, the following are encoded:
- the KIF20A gene encoding kinesin-like protein KIF20A, whose translation MSQGILSPPAGLLSDDDVVVSPMFESTAADLGSVVRKNLLSDCSVISTSLEDKQQVPSEDGTEKVKVYLRVRPLLPSELERQEDQGCVHIDNVETLVLQAPKDSFALKSNERGIGQATHRFTFSQIFGPEVGQASFFNLTVKEMVKDVLKGQNWLIYTYGVTNSGKTHTIQGTIKDGGILPRSLALIFNSLQGQLHPTPDLKPLLSNEVIWLDSKQIRQEEMKKLSLLNGGLQEEELSTSLKRSVYIESRIGTSTSFDSGIAGLSSISQCTSSSQLDETSHRWAQPDTAPVPVPADIRFSVWVSFFEIYNELLYDLLEPPSQQRKRQTLRLCEDQNGNPYVKDLNWIHVQDAEEAWKLLKVGRKNQSFASTHLNQNSSRSHSIFSIRILHLQGEGDIVPKISELSLCDLAGSERCKDQKSGERLKEAGNINTSLHTLGRCIAALRQNQQNRSKQNLVPFRDSKLTRVFQGFFTGRGRSCMIVNVNPCASTYDETLHVAKFSAIASQLVHAPPMQLGFPSLHSFIKEHSLQAPPSLEKGAKADAGLDDDIENETDISMYGKEELLQVVEAMKTLLLKERQEKLQLEMHLRDEICNEMVEQMQQREQWCSEHLDTQKELLEEMYEEKLNILKESLTSFYQEEIQERDEKIEELEALLQEARQQSVAHQQSGSELSLRRSQRLAASASTQQLQEVKAKLHQCKAELNSTTEELHKYQKMLEPPPSAKPFTIDVDKKLEEGQKNIRLLRTELQKLGESLQSAERACCHSTGAGKLRQALTTCDDILIKQDQTLAELQNNMVLVKLDLRKKAACIAEQYHTVLKLQGQVSAKKRLGANQENQQPNQQPPGKKPFLRNLLPRTPTCQSSTDCSPYARILRSRRSPLLKSGPFGKKY comes from the exons ATGTCGCAAGGGATCCTTTCTCCGCCAGCGGGCTTGCTGTCCGATGACGATGTCGTAGTCTCTCCCATGTTTGAGTCCACAGCTGCAGATTTGGGGTCTGTGGTACGCAAGAACCTGCTGTCAGACTGCTCTGTCATCTCTACCTCCCTAGAGGACAAGCAGCAG GTTCCATCTGAGGACGGTACGGAGAAGGTGAAAGTATACTTGAGGGTTAGGCCCTTGTTACCTTCAGAGTTGGAGCGACAGGAAGATCAG GGTTGTGTCCATATTGACAATGTGGAGACCCTTGTTCTACAAGCACCCAAGGACTCTTTTGCCCTGAAGAGCAATGAGCGGGGAATTGGCCAAGCCACCCACAGGTTCACCTTTTCCCAG ATCTTTGGGCCAGAAGTGGGACAAGCATCCTTCTTCAACCTAACTGTGAAGGAGATGGTAAAGGATGTACTCAAAGGGCAGAACTGGCTTATCTATACATATGGAGTCACTAACTCAGGGAAAACCCACACAATTCAAG GTACCATCAAGGATGGAGGGATTCTCCCCCGGTCCTTGGCGCTGATCTTCAATAGCCTCCAAGGCCAGCTTCATCCAACACCTGATCTAAAGCCCTTGCTCTCTAATGAGGTAATCTGGCTAGACAGCAAGCAGATCCGACAGGAGGAAATGAAGAAGCTGTCCCTGCTAAATGGAGGCCTCCAAGAG GAGGAGCTGTCCACTTCCTTGAAGAGGAGTGTCTACATTGAAAGTCGGATAGGTACCAGCACCAGCTTTGACAGTGGCATTGCTGGGCTCTCTTCTATCAGTCAATGTACCAGCAGTAGCCAGCTGGATG AAACAAGTCACCGATGGGCACAGCCAGACACTGCCCCAGTACCTGTCCCGGCAGACATTCGCTTCTCCGTCTGGGTCTCGTTCTTTGAGATCTACAACGAACTGCTTTATGACCTATTAGAACCACCTAGCCAACAGCGCAAGAGGCAGACTTTGCGGCTCTGCGAGGATCAAAATGGCAATCCCTATGTGAAAG ATCTCAACTGGATTCATGTGCAAGATGCTGAGGAGGCCTGGAAGCTCCTGAAAGTGGGTCGTAAGAACCAGAGCTTTGCCAGCACCCACCTCAACCAGAATTCCAGCCGCAG TCACAGCATCTTCTCAATCAGGATCCTACACCTTCAGGGGGAAGGAGATATCGTCCCCAAGATCAGCGA GCTGTCACTCTGTGATCTGGCTGGCTCAGAGCGCTGCAAAGATCAGAAGAGTGGTGAACGGTTGAAGGAAGCAGGAAACATTAACACCTCTCTGCACACCCTGGGCCGCTGTATTGCTGCCCTTCGTCAAAATCAGCAGAACCG GTCAAAGCAGAACCTGGTTCCCTTCCGTGACAGCAAGTTGACTCGAGTGTTCCAAGGTTTCTTCACAGGCCGAGGCCGTTCCTGCATGATTGTCAATGTGAATCCCTGTGCATCTACCTATGATGAAACTCTTCATGTGGCCAAGTTCTCAGCCATTGCTAGCCAG ctTGTGCATGCCCCACCTATGCAACTGGGATTCCCATCCCTGCACTCGTTCATCAAGGAACATAGTCTTCAGGCACCCCCCAGCTTAGAGAAAGGAGCTAAGGCAGACGCAGGCCTTGATGATGACATTGAAAACGAAACTGACATCTCCATGTATGGCAAAGAG GAGCTCCTGCAAGTAGTGGAAGCCATGAAGACACTGCTTTTGAAGGAACGACAGGAAAAGCTGCAGCTGGAGATGCATCTCCGAGATGAAATTTGCAATGAGATGGTAGAACAGATGCAACAGCGGGAACAGTGGTGCAG TGAACATTTGGACACCCAAAAGGAACTATTAGAGGAAATGTatgaagaaaaactaaacatCCTCAAGGAGTCACTGACAAGTTTTTACCAAGAAGAGATTCAG GAGCGGGATGAAAAGATTGAAGAGCTAGAAGCTCTCTTGCAGGAAGCCAGACAACAGTCAGTGGCCCATCAGCAATCAGGGTCTGAATTGTCACTACGGCGGTCACAAAGGTTGGCAGCTTCTGCCTCCACCCAGCAGCTTCAGGAGGTTAAAGCTAAATTACACCAGTGCAAAGCAGAGCTAAACTCCACCACTGAAG AGTTGCATAAGTATCAGAAAATGTTAGAACCACCACCCTCAGCCAAGCCCTTCACCATTGATGTGGACAAGAAGTTAGAAGAGGGCCAGAAG AATATAAGGCTGTTGCGGACAGAGCTTCAGAAACTTGGTGAGTCTCTCCAATCAGCAGAGAGAGCTTGTTGCCACAGCACTGGGGCAGGAAAACTTCGTCAAGCCTTGACCACTTGTGATGACATCTTAATCAAACAG GACCAGACTCTGGCTGAACTGCAGAACAACATGGTACTAGTGAAACTGGACCTTCGGAAGAAGGCAGCATGTATTGCTGAGCAGTATCATACTGTGCTAAAACTCCAAGGCCAGGTTTCTGCCAAAAAGCGCCTTGGTGCCAACCAGGAAAACCAGCAACCAAACCAACAACCACCAGGGAAGAAACCATTCCTTCGAAATTTACTTCCCCGGACACCAACCTGCCAAAGCTCAACAGACTGCAGCCCTTATGCCCGGATCCTACGCTCACGGCGCTCCCCTTTACTCAAATCTGGGCCTTTTGGCAAAAAGTACTAA